In a genomic window of Shumkonia mesophila:
- a CDS encoding hydroxyacid dehydrogenase, translating to MSLCLLIQPIHASGIALLEDAGLTVCQASKPDMETVAKEIVPAVAAITRNAGLNRAAMDAAPDLKVLGNHGIGTDPVDVAHATEIGLPIIFTPYGNVQSVAEFAISQMLAIARRTREADRAVRAGNYDYRYARDFVELQGKTLLVVGFGRIGCRTAEIAKAAFAMRVLAYDPYLDASVLAAAGAEKVDDLDAALDQADIVSLHLQLTPETRTIMNRDRLYGMKKGAMLVNTARGALVDADALIEALEDKQLRGAAMDTFEKEPLAVEHPYAKTDRLVLSPHIGGATEECLERTAVQTAEQVIQVLKGIRPPYLVNPTVWDRRR from the coding sequence ATGAGTTTGTGTCTTTTGATCCAGCCAATTCATGCAAGCGGCATAGCCCTTCTTGAAGATGCGGGGTTAACCGTGTGTCAGGCCAGCAAGCCCGACATGGAGACGGTCGCCAAGGAGATCGTTCCGGCGGTTGCGGCGATTACCCGTAACGCGGGGCTGAACCGCGCGGCGATGGATGCGGCCCCGGACCTCAAGGTTCTCGGTAATCACGGCATCGGGACCGACCCGGTCGATGTGGCCCACGCCACCGAGATCGGCTTGCCCATCATCTTCACGCCCTACGGAAATGTGCAGTCGGTGGCCGAGTTTGCCATCAGCCAGATGCTGGCCATCGCACGGCGGACCCGCGAGGCCGACCGGGCGGTGCGCGCAGGCAACTACGACTACCGCTATGCTCGCGATTTCGTCGAACTTCAGGGCAAGACCCTGTTGGTGGTCGGCTTCGGCCGCATCGGCTGCCGGACCGCCGAAATCGCCAAGGCCGCCTTTGCCATGCGGGTGTTGGCCTATGACCCGTATCTGGATGCCAGCGTCCTCGCCGCCGCCGGTGCGGAAAAGGTGGACGACCTCGATGCCGCTCTCGATCAGGCCGATATCGTGTCCCTGCATCTGCAACTCACCCCGGAAACCCGGACCATCATGAACCGGGATCGTCTGTACGGGATGAAGAAGGGGGCAATGCTCGTCAATACAGCGCGCGGCGCGCTGGTCGACGCAGATGCCCTGATCGAGGCGCTGGAAGACAAGCAGTTGCGCGGCGCCGCCATGGATACGTTCGAGAAGGAGCCGCTGGCCGTCGAACATCCCTACGCCAAGACCGATCGCCTGGTCTTGTCGCCACACATCGGGGGCGCTACCGAGGAATGTCTGGAACGGACAGCCGTGCAGACCGCCGAACAGGTGATTCAGGTCCTGAAGGGAATCAGACCGCCATATCTCGTCAATCCCACCGTGTGGGACAGACGCCGATAA
- a CDS encoding HpcH/HpaI aldolase family protein, translating to MIKSNSVKALLKADKPAFGTWITLCPHPRVVKIFAACGFDFVIVEMEHTDFNMETVGGLVMLAREAGIVPFVRPTGTIKPHDMTRPLDAGAQGLLLPSIDTAEQMAAIVKATKYYPMGNRPMNLRGPHTDYSAGDAAEITWHINEETMLVAMIESQVGIDNLDAICKVPGVDAIFIGPDDLSQDLGIPGQLNHPKMIEATEKIFAICKANGVAYGTSCQNPEMAEKRVAQGARWLPYQNDAAMVFNTAKAAVPKLMEIGGRGR from the coding sequence ATGATCAAGAGCAATTCCGTCAAGGCCCTGCTCAAGGCTGACAAGCCGGCGTTTGGCACGTGGATCACCCTGTGCCCGCATCCGCGGGTGGTGAAGATCTTTGCCGCCTGTGGCTTCGACTTCGTCATCGTCGAGATGGAGCATACCGATTTCAACATGGAAACCGTCGGTGGCCTGGTCATGCTGGCCCGCGAGGCCGGGATCGTTCCGTTCGTGCGTCCGACCGGAACCATCAAGCCGCATGACATGACGCGGCCGCTCGATGCCGGTGCCCAAGGACTGCTGCTGCCGTCCATCGATACCGCCGAGCAGATGGCGGCGATCGTTAAGGCGACGAAGTATTACCCGATGGGCAACCGGCCGATGAACCTGCGCGGCCCCCACACCGACTACTCGGCCGGAGACGCCGCCGAGATAACTTGGCACATCAATGAGGAGACGATGCTGGTTGCCATGATCGAGAGCCAGGTCGGCATCGACAATCTGGATGCCATCTGCAAGGTTCCGGGGGTGGATGCTATCTTCATCGGCCCCGACGATCTTTCGCAGGATTTGGGCATCCCCGGGCAATTGAACCACCCCAAGATGATCGAGGCCACCGAGAAGATCTTCGCGATCTGCAAGGCCAACGGCGTGGCTTACGGAACCAGCTGTCAGAACCCGGAGATGGCGGAGAAGCGGGTGGCGCAAGGCGCGCGCTGGCTGCCTTACCAGAATGATGCTGCGATGGTGTTCAACACCGCCAAGGCCGCGGTGCCGAAATTGATGGAGATTGGAGGACGCGGAAGATGA
- a CDS encoding maleate cis-trans isomerase family protein, producing MISNAEIPVIRGCGVPPERIAGTTMKAVQMYSPYGFRGKIGLIVPSTNTVNEPEFYRMAPNGVSIHTARIKLLGKATVESYHAMGAETERAAAELATAEVDVIAWGCTSGSVIIPRQQLEASMTKVAGVPAITTFGSVLAALSAMGAKRISLGTPYVDFVNKEEVRLIEKTGIEVVAWHGLKLGETQEERRGIGRVPPESLSRLVRYVDRPEADVIFLSCTNMATIEMIADLEKEVGKPVITSNLSTFWNAMRTMGLRDRLERFGSLLERY from the coding sequence ATGATCTCGAATGCCGAGATCCCTGTCATTCGCGGGTGCGGGGTCCCGCCCGAACGAATTGCCGGCACCACGATGAAAGCCGTCCAGATGTACAGTCCCTACGGCTTTCGCGGGAAGATCGGGCTCATCGTGCCGTCGACTAATACCGTCAACGAGCCCGAGTTCTATAGGATGGCGCCGAACGGGGTGTCGATCCATACGGCCCGCATCAAGTTGCTCGGCAAGGCAACGGTCGAGTCCTATCACGCCATGGGGGCCGAGACCGAAAGGGCGGCGGCCGAATTGGCGACCGCCGAGGTCGACGTAATTGCGTGGGGGTGTACTTCGGGTTCGGTCATCATCCCGCGCCAGCAGCTCGAAGCCAGCATGACCAAGGTGGCGGGGGTTCCGGCCATCACCACCTTCGGTTCGGTTTTGGCGGCGTTGTCTGCCATGGGGGCCAAGCGGATTTCCCTCGGGACGCCCTATGTCGACTTCGTCAACAAGGAGGAGGTCCGGCTGATCGAGAAGACCGGCATCGAGGTCGTTGCATGGCACGGCCTGAAACTGGGTGAGACGCAGGAGGAGCGGCGTGGGATTGGCCGCGTGCCGCCCGAATCGCTGTCGCGCCTGGTGCGCTACGTCGATCGGCCCGAGGCCGACGTGATCTTCCTGAGCTGTACCAACATGGCCACCATCGAAATGATCGCCGATTTGGAGAAGGAGGTCGGTAAGCCGGTCATCACCAGCAACTTGTCGACCTTCTGGAATGCCATGCGGACGATGGGGCTGAGGGATCGCCTCGAACGGTTCGGCTCACTTCTCGAACGATACTGA
- a CDS encoding polysaccharide deacetylase family protein, whose protein sequence is MPGIEQARVYLVPVIDVNWLTFAPFDPGRGYRVDPPKIEQSIGETDRLVGLMNELTDGRYVLTPHSGIYCREAFYEAPFVDIYRSGVARGAEIAVHLHEEVKGVGVRFGEVDHVREMFALCCRKLEAAALPFSSYRGGHYAYAPFMNALLEEHGIFIDLSCLPGLNEPTREAVWVNAKFSGYYQPDDPCAANDSASKVFEIPMGCDGQGTGYTNILHIEQSNLDNLKRIWVIVRDRAAAEGRAQIVQCLFHTASVGRQDYVDRLKGFFDHVVRNGGVLTRPSEAKLIFDEGKDSNR, encoded by the coding sequence ATGCCTGGAATCGAACAGGCTCGGGTTTACTTGGTCCCCGTGATCGATGTGAATTGGCTGACTTTCGCGCCATTCGATCCGGGACGGGGCTACCGGGTTGACCCGCCGAAAATTGAGCAGAGCATCGGCGAGACCGATCGGTTGGTCGGCCTTATGAACGAGCTGACCGATGGCCGCTATGTGTTGACGCCCCACTCCGGAATTTATTGCCGTGAGGCGTTCTATGAGGCGCCTTTCGTCGACATCTACCGTTCCGGCGTGGCCAGGGGCGCCGAAATCGCCGTCCATTTGCACGAGGAGGTCAAGGGCGTCGGCGTTCGCTTCGGCGAGGTCGATCACGTGCGCGAGATGTTTGCTCTCTGTTGCCGCAAGCTGGAGGCCGCCGCCCTGCCGTTTTCCAGCTATCGTGGCGGCCACTATGCTTACGCGCCGTTCATGAATGCCCTCCTGGAAGAGCACGGCATTTTCATCGATCTGTCCTGTTTGCCCGGTCTGAACGAGCCGACGAGGGAAGCCGTTTGGGTCAACGCAAAGTTTTCCGGCTACTACCAGCCGGATGATCCGTGCGCCGCAAATGACAGCGCCTCCAAGGTATTCGAAATTCCCATGGGATGCGACGGGCAGGGGACGGGCTATACCAACATCCTGCACATCGAACAGTCCAATCTCGACAACCTGAAACGCATATGGGTCATCGTTCGCGACCGGGCAGCAGCCGAGGGACGGGCCCAGATCGTCCAGTGCCTGTTCCATACGGCGTCGGTGGGACGGCAGGACTATGTCGACAGACTCAAAGGCTTTTTCGACCACGTGGTTCGCAACGGCGGCGTTCTGACCCGCCCCAGCGAAGCAAAGCTGATTTTCGATGAAGGAAAGGACTCGAATCGATGA